The Heptranchias perlo isolate sHepPer1 chromosome 40, sHepPer1.hap1, whole genome shotgun sequence genome has a window encoding:
- the LOC137305496 gene encoding 28 kDa heat- and acid-stable phosphoprotein-like has product MPRGNKRSHKGRAKQFTNPDEIDAQMKAEKEKAKDLPENASDPDSDDSSEDDSEPKKKGVEGLIEIENPNRIAQKNKKITDVDLNPPTRELSRREREEIEKQQARERYMKLHLEGKTEQARADLARLAIIRKQREDAAKKRESDKKVKETKA; this is encoded by the exons ATGCCGCGGGGAA ATAAACGAAGCCATAAGGGGAGGGCGAAGCAGTTTACAAATCCAGATGAGATTGATGCTCAGATGAAAGCAGAGAAAGAAAAG GCTAAAGACCTGCCAGAAAATGCAAGTGACCCTGATTCTGACGACAGCAGTGAAGATGATTCAGAG CCCAAAAAGAAAGGAGTCGAAGGTTTAATAGAGATCGAGAACCCAAACCGAATAGCACAGAAAAACAAGAAAATAACTGATGTGGATCTCAATCCTCCTACCCGTGAACTCTCCAGGCGAGAACG GGAAGAGATTGAGAAACAGCAAGCACGGGAGAGGTACATGAAACTCCACCTTGAGGGAAAGACCGAGCAGGCGCGTGCTGACCTGGCTAGGCTTGCCATCATCCGAAAGCAACGTGAAGATGCAGCGAAGAAACGGGAGAGTGATAAGAAAG